Proteins encoded in a region of the Mycolicibacterium neoaurum genome:
- a CDS encoding NtaA/DmoA family FMN-dependent monooxygenase (This protein belongs to a clade of FMN-dependent monooxygenases, within a broader family of flavin-dependent oxidoreductases, the luciferase-like monooxygenase (LMM) family, some of whose members use coenzyme F420 rather than FMN.), with protein sequence MTSPFILAGFTMSVPSHGNFGLWRHPADQTSRYTDIGYWVELAQLLDQGGFDALFLADAVGQLDVYGGDADAALRRGVQTPVTDPLLVVSAMAAATTNLGFGITVSTTYESPYLLARKFSTLDHLTGGRIGWNIVTSLLDSAARNIIGKQRQIPHDERYAMATEFLDVTYKLWEGSWEDGAVLRDRETGVYTDPAKVHGIGHEGTYFSVPGAHLVEPSPQRTPVLFQAGTSPAGREFAARNAELVFVSDPRPQVLRANIADIRRRAAAHGRSPGSIKFLTSVEIITDSTDSAARAKAADLARYHDLESGLVLLSALSGVDWSKYGVDRPIEQFDTDASLSILASVDGAGDRHRITLRDYVGQLGGFGGQLFVGSAGTVADDLESFAESTGVDGFNISYHVTPGSFADVAHHLIPELRRRGRAREAEATTTLRERLFGRSALLPDDHPGAGFRLVKESRRFDG encoded by the coding sequence ATGACAAGCCCGTTCATACTGGCAGGCTTCACCATGTCGGTGCCCTCACACGGCAACTTCGGCCTGTGGCGGCACCCGGCGGACCAGACGTCGCGCTACACCGACATCGGTTACTGGGTAGAACTGGCCCAGTTGCTCGACCAGGGTGGGTTCGACGCACTGTTCCTCGCAGACGCCGTCGGACAACTCGATGTCTACGGTGGCGACGCCGATGCCGCGCTGCGGCGCGGAGTGCAGACCCCGGTTACCGATCCGCTGCTGGTGGTGTCGGCGATGGCCGCCGCCACCACCAATCTGGGCTTTGGTATCACTGTGTCGACCACGTACGAGAGCCCGTACCTGTTGGCCCGCAAGTTCAGCACGCTGGACCATCTGACCGGCGGACGGATCGGGTGGAACATCGTCACCTCGTTGCTGGACAGTGCCGCTCGCAACATCATCGGTAAGCAACGGCAGATCCCGCATGATGAACGGTACGCCATGGCGACCGAGTTCCTCGACGTCACCTACAAGCTGTGGGAAGGCTCCTGGGAGGACGGCGCAGTACTGCGCGACCGTGAGACGGGCGTCTATACCGATCCGGCGAAGGTGCACGGCATCGGCCACGAGGGAACGTACTTCAGCGTGCCCGGAGCACACCTGGTGGAACCGTCACCGCAGCGCACCCCGGTTCTGTTCCAGGCGGGAACCTCTCCGGCGGGACGGGAATTCGCGGCCCGCAACGCCGAACTGGTCTTCGTCAGCGACCCGCGCCCACAGGTGTTGCGAGCCAATATCGCCGACATCCGACGCCGTGCGGCCGCTCACGGGCGCAGCCCCGGATCCATCAAATTCCTCACCTCGGTCGAGATCATCACCGACAGCACCGATTCCGCCGCTCGGGCAAAGGCGGCGGACCTCGCCCGATACCACGATCTGGAATCCGGTCTGGTGCTGCTCTCGGCATTGAGCGGTGTGGACTGGTCGAAGTATGGCGTGGACCGGCCCATCGAACAGTTCGACACCGACGCCAGCCTGTCCATCCTGGCCTCGGTCGACGGCGCCGGGGATCGACACCGGATCACCCTGCGCGACTACGTCGGCCAGCTGGGCGGCTTCGGCGGCCAACTGTTCGTGGGTTCGGCGGGCACGGTCGCCGACGATCTGGAGTCCTTCGCCGAGTCGACCGGCGTCGACGGTTTCAACATCAGCTATCACGTCACCCCCGGCAGCTTCGCCGATGTGGCCCACCATCTGATACCGGAACTACGTCGACGCGGCCGGGCCCGAGAAGCGGAGGCGACAACCACCCTGCGGGAGCGGTTGTTCGGGCGTTCGGCATTGCTGCCCGACGATCACCCGGGCGCTGGTTTCCGGTTGGTAAAAGAATCCCGCCGATTCGATGGGTGA
- a CDS encoding NtaA/DmoA family FMN-dependent monooxygenase (This protein belongs to a clade of FMN-dependent monooxygenases, within a broader family of flavin-dependent oxidoreductases, the luciferase-like monooxygenase (LMM) family, some of whose members use coenzyme F420 rather than FMN.), protein MTREVHLLAFGNTRSAGPWRHPDADHSVAGVRRRLIQRAQIAEVGTFDALFFADGLNYGPPATWAYKTTEDFEPLTTTAALSSVTERIGLVVTGSATLAHPYHLARQLLSLDHLSLGRAGWNLVTSFAQAAADNFSVRGVVDHDERYQIAEEAIEVVKKLWDSWSEDTIIADRETGVFNDVSKIVIPEHHGRYFDVKGPIGAARSAQGRPVIFQAGSSDTGRSFAARHAEVIFTSHGNRARGQEFYRQIHSQARALGRTTPPLITPSLRYVIGSTEDEARRAEREEYRYFSPEYQAGWLLEVDVDVTGADLDGPVPASAFPDSTETHQTALAGYRALATAGTPTVREFLYKTVNGWGASVVGTPERIADEIEDWFVNGAADGFVLRDSGLPGQEELFVEQVVPVLRKRGLFRHEYAGSTLRSHLGLDVPLPQSSSLRPPGA, encoded by the coding sequence GTGACTCGTGAAGTGCATCTGCTGGCTTTCGGCAACACCCGTTCGGCGGGACCCTGGCGGCATCCAGATGCCGACCACAGTGTCGCGGGTGTACGGCGACGGTTGATCCAGCGTGCCCAGATCGCCGAGGTGGGCACCTTCGACGCGCTGTTCTTCGCAGACGGGCTCAACTACGGCCCCCCGGCCACCTGGGCATACAAGACGACCGAGGATTTCGAGCCACTGACCACGACGGCGGCTCTGTCCTCGGTCACCGAGCGAATCGGTCTGGTTGTCACCGGTTCGGCGACCCTGGCCCACCCCTATCATCTTGCCCGCCAACTTCTTTCGTTGGATCACCTCAGCCTCGGGAGGGCAGGCTGGAATCTGGTGACCAGCTTCGCCCAAGCTGCGGCCGACAACTTCAGCGTCCGCGGTGTGGTCGACCACGACGAGCGCTATCAGATCGCCGAAGAGGCCATCGAGGTGGTCAAGAAGTTGTGGGACTCCTGGTCGGAGGACACCATCATCGCCGATCGCGAGACCGGTGTGTTCAACGATGTCAGCAAGATCGTGATACCGGAGCATCACGGCAGGTACTTCGACGTCAAGGGACCGATCGGTGCGGCTCGCTCCGCGCAGGGGCGACCCGTCATCTTCCAGGCCGGATCTTCAGACACTGGACGGTCATTCGCTGCCAGGCACGCCGAGGTCATCTTCACCAGTCACGGCAATCGGGCCCGTGGTCAGGAGTTCTATCGTCAGATCCACTCGCAGGCGCGCGCCCTGGGGCGCACCACCCCGCCGCTCATCACCCCGTCGTTGCGTTATGTGATCGGATCGACCGAGGACGAGGCCCGCCGCGCAGAACGCGAGGAGTACCGGTATTTCAGCCCGGAGTACCAGGCCGGCTGGCTGCTGGAGGTCGACGTCGACGTCACCGGTGCCGATCTGGACGGCCCGGTGCCGGCATCGGCGTTCCCGGACAGCACCGAAACCCATCAAACCGCATTGGCAGGGTACCGGGCGCTGGCGACTGCCGGCACTCCGACGGTCCGAGAGTTCCTCTACAAGACCGTGAACGGTTGGGGCGCATCGGTGGTGGGCACACCGGAGCGCATCGCCGATGAGATCGAGGATTGGTTCGTCAACGGTGCTGCCGACGGTTTCGTGCTGCGCGACAGCGGCCTGCCCGGACAGGAAGAATTGTTCGTCGAGCAGGTGGTGCCGGTACTGCGCAAACGTGGCCTGTTCCGACACGAGTACGCCGGCAGCACACTGCGTTCGCATCTCGGGCTGGACGTGCCGCTGCCTCAGTCCTCGTCGCTTCGCCCGCCCGGCGCATGA
- a CDS encoding LLM class flavin-dependent oxidoreductase yields MTVKFHWYLPTHGDTTTIADNRGDSASRARSHLQPTLENLTALVRTAEDLGFEAALTPTGSHCEDSWLATAALAQHTERLKFLVAFRPGVLSPTLAVQQVSTYQRFTGNRLALNIVTGGDDAEMRRYGDAIDKSARYRRTAEFLTVVRGAWSNPEFTFRGEFYDVANARTAYPVQQVPTVYFGGSSPEAIEVAAEHADVYLTWGEPPDQVAEKIDRVRVAAARHGRQLRFGLRLHTVARPTEEQAWQRADELIAGLDPDAVRRAHDRYLSSGSEGQRRMAALTTGRLADARSLEVHPGLWAGPSLLRDGAGTAAIGSYEQVAAVFAEYAGLGISEFVLSGYPQADEIRHVGHGVLPLVRAGLLV; encoded by the coding sequence GTGACGGTGAAGTTTCATTGGTATCTGCCCACGCACGGCGACACCACGACGATCGCCGACAACCGAGGAGATTCGGCGAGCCGTGCGCGTTCACACCTGCAGCCGACGCTGGAGAACCTGACCGCGCTGGTGCGTACCGCCGAGGATCTGGGGTTCGAGGCCGCCCTCACGCCGACGGGATCCCATTGCGAGGACTCGTGGTTGGCCACCGCGGCATTGGCCCAACACACTGAGCGGCTCAAATTCCTGGTGGCGTTCCGGCCCGGCGTGCTCTCACCGACACTGGCCGTCCAGCAGGTCAGCACCTACCAGCGCTTCACCGGAAACCGGTTGGCCCTCAACATCGTCACCGGCGGCGACGATGCCGAGATGCGCCGCTACGGCGATGCGATCGACAAGTCCGCGCGGTATCGGCGGACCGCCGAGTTCCTGACCGTGGTCCGCGGCGCATGGAGCAATCCGGAGTTCACCTTCCGCGGTGAGTTCTACGACGTGGCGAACGCCAGGACGGCCTATCCGGTGCAGCAGGTGCCCACGGTCTACTTCGGTGGCTCCTCACCCGAGGCGATCGAGGTGGCTGCCGAACATGCCGACGTCTACCTGACGTGGGGTGAGCCGCCGGATCAGGTCGCGGAGAAGATCGACCGGGTGCGCGTCGCTGCGGCGCGGCACGGACGGCAATTGCGGTTCGGCCTGCGCCTGCACACCGTCGCACGGCCCACCGAGGAGCAGGCCTGGCAGCGTGCCGACGAGCTCATCGCGGGCCTGGATCCCGACGCCGTGCGCCGTGCTCACGATCGCTACCTGTCCAGCGGCTCGGAGGGGCAGCGCCGGATGGCGGCGCTGACGACCGGCCGGCTGGCCGACGCGCGCAGCCTGGAGGTCCATCCCGGGCTGTGGGCCGGTCCGAGCCTGTTGCGCGATGGGGCGGGCACCGCGGCGATCGGCAGCTACGAGCAGGTTGCCGCGGTGTTTGCGGAGTACGCGGGGCTGGGCATCAGCGAGTTCGTGCTCTCGGGCTACCCGCAGGCCGACGAGATCCGCCATGTCGGTCACGGCGTACTGCCGCTGGTGCGCGCGGGCCTGCTGGTCTGA
- a CDS encoding type II toxin-antitoxin system PemK/MazF family toxin, which translates to MASQWKTFQRFAEHLVFNEAPKIIRQLPKPERVLQQGLKIGLDALAGAQAAQRPPTAITAGRPVTSASVPTAHRARRIEYSPDLDGRADPGEIVWTWVVYEDDPTRGKDRPVLVVGRDQRVLLGLMLSSQDRHATDGDWVGIGTGSWDYEGRPSWVRLDRVLDVPEDGIRREGAILEREKFELVATRLRAEFSWS; encoded by the coding sequence ATGGCGTCGCAGTGGAAGACCTTCCAACGCTTCGCGGAGCACCTTGTCTTCAACGAAGCACCAAAGATCATCCGGCAGCTACCCAAGCCCGAGCGGGTCCTGCAACAGGGTCTGAAGATCGGTTTGGACGCGCTGGCCGGCGCACAGGCAGCCCAGCGCCCACCGACGGCGATCACCGCCGGACGCCCGGTGACCAGCGCAAGTGTTCCGACCGCGCACCGGGCCCGGCGCATCGAGTATTCCCCCGACCTGGACGGCCGGGCCGACCCGGGCGAGATCGTGTGGACCTGGGTGGTCTACGAAGACGACCCCACCCGCGGTAAGGACCGCCCGGTCCTCGTCGTCGGGCGTGACCAGCGCGTGCTGCTGGGACTCATGCTGTCCAGCCAGGACCGGCACGCCACCGACGGTGACTGGGTCGGCATCGGCACCGGCAGCTGGGACTACGAGGGCAGGCCCAGCTGGGTGCGGTTGGATCGGGTGCTCGACGTGCCCGAGGACGGGATTCGGCGCGAGGGCGCGATCCTGGAGCGTGAGAAGTTCGAGCTGGTCGCGACCCGGTTGCGCGCCGAGTTCTCGTGGTCCTGA
- a CDS encoding APC family permease: protein MMAISDRVELGGRPIQQAEGHGLERDALGFWGVFAQGLAAAAPSVAVASVPFMLFLAAGKGAAWAVIIGLVIVVLIATTISFQAKRTVSSGSLGTYTGNGLGPGFAYAAGFSLLVGYISFAVTGTLGGVLYLDSFLESFGIGSQAIWFKLILVVLIVGVGIYLPYRGASLAARYELIFEIVAVATILVIIVASYATYGWRIDWEQWDLGHLSTSATFIAAVSAVGSYAGFESVASLGAEAKDAHRTIASSLLRVVLLLGVLYIIATYPQVLFFDGINGDEAVLPQLAESSGVPWINHVMSGAVAVAFIVFVTAVTTAAARSLFTFAHEGALPSVFAKVHPQHRTPWAGIVFIGALAFLFAVVATVSSAGRLVFEVYGGYVATWGFLVSYLLVVIATPIWLHKIKALTPLRLIVSAAAALALGYVIFSNFYPVPEFPFNILPFIFGGIMLVGLLWYCYLKATKPAVARRVGSIQTLSEAEQQRLVDAGIIDVLAHQDSGDPDTDGDPQTRRDKEPVAP, encoded by the coding sequence ATCATGGCCATATCCGACCGGGTCGAACTGGGGGGCCGACCGATACAGCAGGCCGAAGGGCACGGGCTCGAACGTGACGCGCTGGGATTCTGGGGCGTCTTTGCGCAGGGCCTGGCCGCCGCAGCACCCAGCGTCGCAGTGGCCTCGGTGCCGTTCATGCTGTTCTTGGCCGCAGGCAAGGGAGCCGCGTGGGCCGTCATCATCGGTCTGGTGATCGTCGTGCTCATCGCGACGACCATCAGCTTCCAGGCAAAGCGCACAGTGTCTTCCGGATCGTTGGGCACCTACACCGGTAATGGTCTCGGTCCGGGCTTCGCCTATGCCGCCGGCTTCAGCCTGCTGGTGGGTTACATCAGTTTCGCCGTCACAGGCACCCTCGGTGGCGTGCTCTACCTCGATTCCTTCCTGGAATCCTTCGGGATCGGTTCTCAGGCCATCTGGTTCAAGCTGATCCTCGTCGTGCTGATCGTGGGAGTCGGGATCTACCTGCCATACCGGGGAGCGTCCCTGGCCGCCCGCTACGAATTGATCTTCGAGATCGTCGCCGTCGCCACCATCCTGGTGATCATCGTCGCCTCCTACGCCACCTACGGCTGGCGGATCGATTGGGAACAGTGGGACCTGGGTCACCTGAGCACCAGTGCCACGTTCATCGCGGCGGTATCGGCGGTGGGTTCCTACGCGGGATTCGAAAGCGTCGCGTCGCTGGGGGCCGAAGCCAAGGATGCTCACCGCACCATCGCCAGCTCGTTGTTGCGCGTGGTGCTGCTGCTCGGCGTGCTCTACATCATCGCGACCTACCCGCAGGTGCTGTTCTTCGACGGCATCAACGGTGACGAGGCGGTACTGCCGCAGCTCGCCGAATCCAGCGGCGTGCCGTGGATCAACCACGTCATGAGCGGTGCGGTCGCCGTCGCGTTCATCGTCTTCGTCACCGCGGTCACCACCGCAGCCGCCCGATCCCTGTTCACCTTCGCCCACGAAGGCGCGCTGCCCAGCGTGTTCGCCAAGGTCCATCCGCAGCACCGCACCCCCTGGGCGGGAATCGTTTTCATCGGTGCGCTCGCATTCCTGTTCGCGGTGGTGGCCACCGTCAGCTCGGCCGGCCGGCTGGTTTTCGAGGTCTACGGCGGGTACGTGGCGACCTGGGGCTTCCTGGTCAGCTACCTGCTGGTGGTCATAGCGACGCCGATCTGGCTCCACAAAATCAAGGCGCTCACGCCTTTGCGGTTGATCGTGTCCGCCGCTGCCGCACTGGCATTGGGTTATGTCATCTTCAGCAACTTCTACCCGGTGCCGGAGTTCCCGTTCAACATCCTGCCGTTCATCTTCGGCGGCATTATGTTGGTCGGCCTGCTCTGGTACTGCTACCTCAAAGCCACCAAACCCGCGGTCGCCCGGCGGGTGGGTAGCATCCAGACCCTCTCGGAGGCCGAGCAACAGCGACTGGTGGACGCGGGCATCATCGATGTGCTGGCGCACCAGGACAGCGGAGATCCCGACACCGACGGTGATCCGCAGACCCGCCGAGACAAGGAGCCGGTGGCGCCGTGA
- the lepA gene encoding translation elongation factor 4 has translation MLSIRWTHLSRFDQEIPISSFADKTFTAPAQIRNFCIIAHIDHGKSTLADRMLGITGVVADRDMRAQYLDRMDIERERGITIKAQNVRLPWQLDGEDYVLHLIDTPGHVDFTYEVSRALEACEGAVLLVDAAQGIEAQTLANLYLALDRDLTIIPVLNKIDLPAADPDRYAGEIAHIIGCEPEDVLRVSGKTGVGVRELLDEVVRQIPAPVGDADAPARAMIFDSVYDIYRGVVTYVRVVDGKLNPREKIKMMSTGATHELLEVGIVSPEPKASDGLGVGEVGYLITGVKDVRQSKVGDTVTTARQGATEALTGYREPRPMVYSGLYPVDGSDYPVLREALDKLQLNDAALTYEPETSVALGFGFRCGFLGLLHMEITRERLEREFNLDLISTAPNVVYRVVKEDNTEMVVTNPSDWPEGKVRAVFEPVVKTTVIAPSEFIGTIMELCQSRRGELGGMDYLSPERVELRYTMPLGEIIFDFFDSLKSRTRGYASLDYEEAGEQEAELVKVDILLQGEAVDAFSAIVHKDGAAAYGNKMTTKLKELIPRQQFEVPIQAAIGSRIIARENIRAIRKDVLSKCYGGDITRKRKLLEKQKEGKKRMKTIGRVDVPQEAFVAALSTEAVADKAKK, from the coding sequence CTGCTGTCGATACGCTGGACCCACCTATCGCGCTTCGACCAGGAGATTCCCATCAGTAGTTTCGCCGACAAGACGTTCACTGCGCCGGCGCAGATCAGGAACTTCTGCATCATCGCCCATATCGACCACGGTAAATCGACCCTGGCCGACCGGATGCTCGGCATCACCGGCGTCGTGGCGGACCGCGACATGCGGGCTCAGTACCTGGACCGGATGGACATCGAACGTGAGCGTGGCATCACCATCAAGGCCCAGAACGTGCGCCTGCCGTGGCAGCTGGACGGCGAAGATTACGTCCTGCATCTGATCGACACCCCCGGCCACGTCGACTTCACCTACGAGGTGTCGCGCGCCCTGGAGGCCTGCGAGGGGGCGGTCCTGCTGGTCGACGCCGCGCAGGGCATCGAGGCGCAGACGCTGGCCAACCTCTATCTGGCGCTGGACCGGGACCTGACCATCATCCCGGTGCTCAACAAGATCGACCTGCCCGCCGCCGACCCGGACCGGTACGCGGGTGAGATCGCGCACATCATCGGCTGTGAGCCCGAGGACGTGCTGCGGGTGTCCGGCAAGACCGGCGTCGGCGTGCGCGAACTGCTCGACGAGGTGGTCCGCCAGATCCCGGCCCCGGTCGGTGATGCCGACGCCCCCGCGCGGGCGATGATCTTCGACTCGGTCTACGACATCTACCGCGGCGTGGTGACCTACGTGCGCGTCGTGGACGGCAAGCTCAATCCCCGCGAAAAGATCAAGATGATGTCCACCGGCGCGACGCACGAGTTGCTCGAAGTCGGCATCGTCTCGCCCGAACCGAAGGCCTCCGACGGTCTCGGGGTTGGCGAGGTCGGTTACCTCATCACCGGCGTGAAGGATGTCCGGCAGTCGAAGGTCGGCGATACCGTCACCACCGCGCGCCAGGGCGCCACCGAGGCGCTCACCGGTTACCGCGAACCGCGTCCGATGGTGTATTCGGGCCTGTACCCGGTCGACGGGTCGGATTACCCGGTGCTGCGCGAGGCGCTGGACAAGCTGCAGCTCAACGATGCCGCATTGACCTACGAACCCGAGACATCGGTGGCGCTGGGCTTCGGCTTCCGCTGTGGATTCCTGGGTCTGCTGCACATGGAGATCACCCGCGAGCGGCTGGAGCGCGAGTTCAACCTCGACCTGATCTCGACCGCCCCCAACGTGGTGTACCGGGTGGTCAAGGAAGACAACACCGAGATGGTGGTGACGAACCCGTCGGACTGGCCCGAGGGCAAGGTTCGCGCCGTCTTCGAACCGGTGGTCAAGACGACGGTCATCGCGCCCAGCGAGTTCATCGGCACCATCATGGAGCTGTGCCAGTCCCGGCGCGGTGAGCTCGGCGGCATGGACTACCTGTCCCCGGAGCGCGTCGAGCTGCGCTACACCATGCCGCTGGGCGAGATCATCTTCGACTTCTTCGATTCGTTGAAGTCGCGCACCCGCGGTTACGCCAGCCTGGATTACGAGGAGGCCGGTGAGCAGGAAGCCGAGCTGGTGAAGGTCGATATCCTGCTCCAAGGCGAGGCCGTCGACGCGTTCAGCGCCATCGTGCACAAGGACGGTGCCGCCGCCTACGGCAACAAGATGACCACCAAGCTCAAGGAACTCATCCCGCGCCAGCAGTTCGAGGTGCCGATCCAGGCCGCGATCGGTTCGAGAATCATTGCCCGTGAGAACATCCGGGCTATCCGCAAGGATGTGCTGTCCAAGTGCTATGGCGGTGACATCACCCGTAAGCGCAAGCTGCTGGAGAAGCAGAAGGAGGGCAAGAAGCGGATGAAGACCATCGGCCGGGTCGATGTCCCGCAGGAGGCCTTTGTCGCGGCGTTGTCCACCGAGGCCGTCGCGGACAAAGCCAAGAAGTGA
- a CDS encoding GNAT family N-acetyltransferase, whose product MSIVTDAWTVRPATTLDHPQIADFLATTTGIAGRKFAADSRDVAEQLDGAFPHAVRVVRDESGQVRGYAVLHTPHGLEPEIIADFVFDPATSDVVLDGVVSDTVDRFAAEVVGISGAYLRTFIGTEQQAVIDALVRRRARQEGQFIRTRKELGAEDPERLSALSIEGLTLLSWPEVIERGLGEQVRQLQFDTFREHFGNMSKTPELFAHYIRSRSFTPDFSNAAVTDSGQVVGYVLGSTYTYLNGGVEERSAHTDYIGVRADQRKRGIAEFLLRKVWLAALRRGLHLASLGTDIHNRSNAHVLYERLGYQAVEHQFAYRIDARQE is encoded by the coding sequence GTGAGCATCGTGACCGATGCGTGGACGGTGCGTCCGGCGACCACACTCGACCACCCGCAGATCGCCGATTTCCTGGCCACCACGACGGGTATCGCCGGCCGCAAGTTCGCCGCCGACTCCCGCGACGTGGCCGAACAGCTCGACGGCGCATTCCCGCACGCGGTGCGGGTGGTGCGCGACGAGTCCGGGCAGGTGCGTGGCTATGCGGTACTGCACACACCGCACGGTCTGGAGCCGGAGATCATCGCGGACTTCGTCTTCGACCCGGCCACTTCGGACGTCGTGCTCGACGGTGTGGTCTCTGACACCGTCGACCGGTTCGCGGCCGAAGTAGTCGGGATTTCCGGCGCGTATCTGCGGACGTTCATCGGAACGGAACAGCAGGCGGTGATCGACGCCCTCGTGCGGCGTCGCGCGCGGCAAGAAGGTCAGTTCATCCGCACCCGCAAGGAGCTGGGTGCCGAGGATCCCGAGCGCTTGTCGGCTCTGTCGATCGAGGGTCTGACACTGTTGAGCTGGCCCGAGGTGATCGAGCGCGGTCTGGGTGAGCAGGTGCGCCAACTCCAGTTCGACACCTTTCGTGAGCACTTCGGCAACATGAGCAAGACGCCGGAGCTCTTCGCTCACTACATCCGAAGCCGTTCTTTCACACCCGATTTCAGCAATGCGGCGGTGACCGATAGCGGTCAGGTGGTCGGCTACGTGTTGGGCTCGACCTATACCTATCTAAACGGTGGGGTCGAGGAGCGCAGCGCCCACACCGACTACATCGGAGTACGCGCGGATCAACGCAAACGTGGCATCGCCGAGTTCCTGTTGCGGAAGGTCTGGCTGGCAGCGCTGCGCCGCGGTCTGCACCTGGCGTCGTTGGGCACCGATATCCACAACCGCAGCAACGCCCACGTCCTCTACGAACGGCTCGGCTATCAGGCCGTAGAGCACCAGTTCGCCTACCGCATCGACGCAAGACAGGAATGA
- a CDS encoding sensor domain-containing protein: MNTAAASRVRYARHAVLAAAVGCALLTGCTSTVSGQAIRDPKAVPADIPLLRERQLDDVLLPISEINSIMGSDTMEVTGELDQMVDHSRDVSNPECLGAIFGAEQPVYGDSGYTAVRDQVSREPDEDNAHWVEQTAVLYPSADDAKQFFDDSQSMWKKCAGSSIDIDDGTDSYTWQIEDLTDSGTVLTQVTAQENADGWECQHALSFASNLTVEAWACSYGAGDEAAEITAKMLENAAK; the protein is encoded by the coding sequence GTGAACACCGCAGCCGCGTCACGCGTGCGATACGCCCGTCATGCCGTCCTGGCCGCTGCCGTCGGCTGCGCGCTGCTCACCGGCTGCACCAGCACCGTGAGCGGTCAGGCGATCCGTGACCCGAAGGCCGTGCCCGCCGATATCCCACTGCTGCGCGAGCGCCAGCTCGATGATGTGTTGCTGCCCATCAGCGAGATCAACTCCATCATGGGCTCGGACACCATGGAGGTGACCGGTGAGCTCGACCAGATGGTCGACCACTCGCGCGACGTGTCCAATCCCGAGTGCCTCGGTGCGATCTTCGGGGCCGAGCAACCGGTCTACGGCGACAGCGGTTACACGGCGGTGCGCGATCAGGTCTCGCGCGAACCCGATGAGGACAACGCGCACTGGGTCGAGCAGACCGCGGTGCTCTATCCCTCCGCCGATGACGCAAAGCAATTCTTCGACGACTCCCAGTCGATGTGGAAGAAATGCGCAGGCTCCTCGATCGACATCGACGACGGTACCGACAGCTACACCTGGCAGATCGAAGATCTGACCGATAGCGGCACCGTGCTCACCCAGGTGACCGCGCAGGAGAATGCCGACGGTTGGGAATGCCAGCACGCGTTGTCCTTCGCATCCAACCTCACCGTCGAGGCCTGGGCATGTAGTTACGGCGCGGGCGACGAAGCGGCGGAGATCACCGCGAAGATGCTGGAGAATGCCGCCAAGTAG